The following proteins are encoded in a genomic region of Kineosporiaceae bacterium:
- a CDS encoding polysaccharide biosynthesis tyrosine autokinase, which produces MTLARLMRGVRRRWAFVAALALLGTAGGVGYAMIAPVEYDALTQLFVTTSRTADGQIPPDAMASAETRVRSYARLATSEQVLDAVAKDLKLPIARADLAARIHASADPGTVLIDVHARDADPNTARDLANAVAAQLPTVVHRLANLDPTGVSSDVPVTVKVTTKATTPTEALRPSPLRLGGLGLLAGLLAGLLIAAALASTDRRVRRRADITDGLGLPVLAEIPYHPGRTLAGFTGAEATTGYAESFRRLRSHLPMAPSGIGFGALLVTSAGPGEGRTTTAVNLALALAHTGVDVVLVDADLHRPGIAAALSLRPDHPGLTSLLTGTSDLDTTLQPWSSGLDLRVITSGPPVPNPGDLLAGTRMSRIVRTLLDDGHTVVLDTPALESVADAAALSRLCEGTILVARSGNTATDRLRTVVTELMTLGAPLLGIALVGVPAAGSATPRTTSTRRPEPKRTTPPHHGAVPRGSWLSRRRGAAAPEVETPYSATAPLPPAPPVMPSATPYGSEAAPPDTLAGAVSAMTGPGMRPGTSITPTTAPSPEPIFQTMSGQLPNPIVMPGMPPAPPAMPVAPPAFAPRPPATAPPPSPFGSASPFGSAADFGSAPPPPSFDQMPSAPTPFTPTAESTYLDVPEQVVHPAPMPMPAPMPLPTHMPEPEPEAVVPPLDDAIDRWAAATQLSTPTWVEPAPAPAAQAAAPARSAEPADDEFIDLGSGSSEWDDSPSTGRRVAEPLAEPAQPSDPLPLFIDEDDEPAAFAIDEPVDADEPPTYLARATASHEAPPPFPPPSAGDRIAMPPPLAIGAPLAEPITVPDPPPEPDPVFESDPAFEPGPAFEPERVTMDLTPPMGLPAAHVKTDEWAAADYSPDHTPGDPYAEPSFGPVVSPIPEPRSAEPREPEPTFPQFAEPVAALVDHHDSGSDPGSDPGHDPGHGSGDEPGRSETPHDVADTSPWGLPATPPASGNPLFTPSATFPPYEDDAPERHATDLHTRHQNPPSTRPMSAPGRETPPAEPPAAPMFTYRYEPEVLPGVPLAMASPALPLPPSPTSGRDDAHEPPAWQTAPPPQGPPQGIDQTPPLPRQSSEPGEQSAPWASSWGQTTYPGPEFGPPPEPAQPEPGYSVDPSGYGQQFTEGQVDPAPRAWSEPPRHAAPSIDDAEHVYPHLDAVRAMQITPGKRRR; this is translated from the coding sequence GTGACCTTGGCCCGGCTCATGCGCGGCGTTCGCCGTCGCTGGGCATTCGTCGCTGCCCTCGCGCTGCTGGGCACCGCCGGCGGAGTCGGGTACGCGATGATCGCCCCGGTCGAGTACGACGCGCTCACGCAGCTGTTCGTCACCACCTCGCGCACCGCCGACGGGCAGATCCCCCCCGACGCGATGGCCTCGGCCGAGACCCGCGTCCGCAGCTACGCACGCCTGGCCACCTCCGAGCAGGTGCTCGACGCCGTCGCCAAGGACCTGAAGCTGCCCATCGCCCGCGCCGACCTGGCCGCCCGCATCCACGCCAGCGCCGACCCCGGCACCGTGCTGATCGACGTCCACGCCCGCGACGCCGACCCCAACACGGCTCGCGACCTGGCCAACGCCGTCGCCGCCCAGCTACCGACGGTCGTCCACCGCCTGGCCAACCTCGACCCGACCGGGGTCTCCTCCGACGTGCCGGTCACCGTGAAGGTCACCACGAAGGCCACCACGCCGACCGAGGCCCTGCGACCCAGCCCACTACGCCTGGGCGGCCTCGGCCTGCTCGCGGGCCTCCTCGCCGGATTGCTGATCGCCGCCGCCCTGGCCTCCACCGACCGCCGCGTCCGCCGCCGCGCCGACATCACCGACGGCCTCGGCCTGCCGGTGCTGGCCGAGATCCCCTACCACCCGGGCCGCACCCTGGCCGGGTTCACCGGCGCGGAGGCCACCACCGGCTACGCCGAGTCGTTCCGCCGGCTGCGCTCACACCTGCCGATGGCGCCGTCCGGCATCGGTTTCGGCGCCCTGCTGGTCACCAGCGCCGGCCCCGGCGAGGGCCGCACCACCACCGCCGTCAACCTAGCCCTCGCCCTGGCCCACACCGGCGTCGACGTCGTCCTGGTGGACGCCGACCTGCACCGGCCGGGCATCGCCGCTGCCCTGTCACTGCGACCCGATCACCCCGGGCTCACCTCGCTGCTCACCGGCACCAGCGACCTCGACACCACCCTGCAGCCGTGGAGCTCCGGACTCGACCTGCGCGTGATCACCTCCGGCCCACCCGTGCCGAACCCGGGTGACCTGTTGGCCGGCACCCGCATGTCGCGCATCGTGCGCACCCTGTTGGACGACGGCCACACCGTCGTCCTGGACACCCCCGCCCTCGAGTCGGTGGCGGACGCCGCCGCCCTGAGCCGCCTCTGCGAGGGCACCATCCTGGTCGCCCGCTCGGGCAACACCGCCACCGATCGACTGCGCACCGTCGTCACCGAACTGATGACGTTGGGCGCCCCACTACTGGGGATCGCCCTGGTCGGGGTGCCTGCCGCGGGCAGCGCCACCCCGCGGACCACGAGCACGCGCCGTCCCGAGCCGAAGCGGACGACGCCACCCCACCACGGCGCCGTCCCGCGCGGGTCGTGGCTGAGCCGCCGCCGCGGTGCTGCTGCCCCCGAGGTCGAGACTCCCTACAGCGCCACCGCCCCGCTGCCGCCGGCGCCCCCCGTGATGCCCTCGGCCACCCCGTACGGCAGTGAGGCCGCACCACCCGACACGCTGGCCGGCGCAGTGTCGGCGATGACCGGACCGGGCATGAGGCCCGGTACGTCGATCACCCCGACCACCGCTCCCTCGCCCGAACCCATCTTCCAGACCATGTCCGGGCAGCTCCCGAACCCGATCGTGATGCCAGGCATGCCTCCGGCACCACCCGCGATGCCCGTCGCCCCGCCGGCCTTTGCGCCCCGACCGCCCGCCACCGCACCACCCCCGTCACCATTCGGATCGGCGTCACCGTTCGGATCGGCGGCCGACTTCGGCTCGGCGCCGCCCCCGCCGTCGTTCGACCAGATGCCCTCAGCGCCAACCCCGTTCACACCCACTGCCGAATCCACGTACCTGGACGTGCCGGAGCAGGTCGTGCACCCGGCGCCGATGCCCATGCCGGCCCCGATGCCCCTGCCGACGCACATGCCGGAGCCGGAGCCGGAGGCCGTCGTCCCACCGCTCGACGACGCGATCGACCGGTGGGCTGCGGCAACGCAGCTGTCCACGCCGACCTGGGTCGAGCCGGCGCCCGCCCCCGCCGCTCAGGCGGCGGCGCCCGCCCGGTCGGCCGAACCTGCCGACGACGAGTTCATCGACCTCGGCTCCGGATCCTCCGAGTGGGACGACTCGCCCTCCACGGGGCGCCGCGTCGCCGAGCCGCTTGCCGAGCCCGCGCAGCCCTCCGATCCCCTCCCCCTGTTCATCGACGAGGACGACGAGCCGGCCGCCTTCGCGATCGACGAACCCGTCGACGCGGATGAGCCGCCGACCTATCTCGCCCGGGCGACGGCCTCGCATGAGGCCCCACCCCCGTTCCCACCGCCCTCGGCCGGCGACCGCATCGCCATGCCACCGCCCCTGGCGATCGGTGCCCCGCTCGCCGAGCCGATCACGGTGCCCGACCCGCCCCCCGAGCCCGATCCCGTATTCGAGTCCGACCCTGCATTCGAGCCCGGTCCCGCGTTCGAGCCCGAGCGGGTCACGATGGACCTCACCCCGCCCATGGGCCTGCCCGCCGCCCACGTCAAGACCGACGAATGGGCCGCCGCCGACTACTCCCCCGACCACACCCCGGGGGATCCGTACGCCGAACCGTCGTTCGGCCCGGTGGTGTCCCCGATCCCCGAACCCCGCAGCGCCGAACCGCGCGAGCCAGAGCCGACCTTCCCGCAGTTCGCCGAACCCGTTGCGGCGCTTGTCGACCACCACGATTCCGGCAGTGATCCAGGCAGCGATCCAGGCCATGATCCAGGCCACGGGTCAGGCGACGAGCCCGGCCGGTCAGAGACACCCCACGACGTCGCGGACACCAGCCCATGGGGCCTGCCCGCGACACCCCCGGCCTCGGGCAACCCGCTGTTCACCCCCAGTGCGACGTTCCCCCCGTACGAGGACGACGCCCCCGAGCGTCACGCGACCGACCTGCACACGCGGCACCAAAACCCGCCGTCGACCCGACCGATGTCCGCGCCCGGACGGGAGACGCCTCCGGCCGAGCCGCCCGCGGCACCGATGTTCACCTATCGATACGAGCCCGAGGTGTTGCCGGGGGTTCCGCTGGCCATGGCCTCGCCGGCCCTACCGCTTCCGCCATCGCCGACCTCGGGTCGGGACGACGCGCACGAGCCGCCGGCCTGGCAGACCGCACCCCCGCCGCAGGGTCCGCCACAGGGCATCGACCAGACGCCCCCGCTGCCCCGACAGTCGTCGGAGCCCGGTGAACAGTCCGCGCCGTGGGCGTCGTCCTGGGGGCAGACCACCTACCCCGGGCCGGAGTTCGGGCCACCACCCGAGCCGGCTCAGCCCGAGCCCGGGTACAGCGTCGACCCGTCCGGGTACGGGCAGCAGTTCACCGAGGGACAGGTCGACCCGGCGCCGCGCGCCTGGAGCGAGCCGCCACGCCACGCGGCGCCGTCCATCGACGACGCCGAGCATGTGTACCCGCACCTGGACGCCGTCCGCGCCATGCAGATCACCCCGGGCAAGCGCCGGCGCTGA
- a CDS encoding GDP-L-fucose synthase: MRLDRSARVYVAGHRGMVGSAVWRHLEAQGFTDLVGATSSEVDLRDQGAVDAFLKEAEPQVVVLAAARVGGILANSTAPADFLADNLRIQLNVMQASQRIGVERLLFLGSSCIYPKFAPQPIREDALLTGALEETNDGYAIAKIAGILQVQTLRRQFGVRYISAMPTNLYGPHDNFDPTSSHVLPAMIRRFHEAKLTGAPSVTLWGSGTPRREFLHVDDLAEALLFLLENYDSPETINVGTGVDLTIRDLAELVADVVGWHGEIGQDTSKPDGTPRKLLDVSRLNDLGWTARTPLREGIAATYAWFVAHEL; this comes from the coding sequence GCGCCTGGATCGATCGGCTCGCGTCTACGTGGCAGGTCATCGCGGCATGGTGGGTTCGGCGGTCTGGCGCCACCTCGAGGCGCAGGGGTTCACCGACCTGGTGGGCGCGACGTCGTCCGAGGTCGATCTGCGTGACCAGGGGGCGGTCGACGCCTTCCTGAAGGAGGCCGAGCCGCAGGTCGTCGTCTTGGCGGCGGCCCGGGTCGGCGGCATCCTCGCGAACTCGACCGCGCCGGCGGACTTCCTGGCCGACAACCTGCGCATCCAGCTGAACGTCATGCAGGCCTCCCAGCGCATCGGCGTCGAGCGGTTGCTGTTCCTGGGGTCCAGCTGCATCTACCCCAAGTTCGCCCCGCAGCCGATTCGTGAGGACGCTCTGCTCACCGGCGCGCTGGAGGAGACCAACGACGGCTACGCCATCGCCAAGATCGCCGGCATCCTGCAGGTACAGACGCTGCGCCGCCAGTTCGGGGTGCGCTACATCTCGGCCATGCCGACGAACTTGTACGGTCCGCACGACAACTTCGACCCGACGTCCTCGCACGTGCTGCCGGCGATGATCCGCCGCTTCCACGAGGCGAAGCTGACCGGTGCGCCCTCGGTCACGTTGTGGGGTAGCGGGACGCCGCGCCGCGAGTTCCTGCACGTCGACGACCTCGCCGAGGCGCTGCTGTTCCTGCTCGAGAACTACGACAGCCCCGAGACGATCAACGTCGGCACCGGGGTCGACCTGACCATCCGCGACCTCGCCGAGCTGGTGGCCGACGTCGTCGGCTGGCACGGCGAGATCGGTCAGGACACCTCCAAACCCGATGGGACGCCGCGCAAACTGCTCGACGTGAGCCGGCTGAACGACCTCGGCTGGACGGCGCGCACGCCGCTGCGCGAGGGCATCGCCGCGACCTACGCGTGGTTCGTGGCGCACGAGCTCTGA